A region of Thiofilum sp. DNA encodes the following proteins:
- the ispH gene encoding 4-hydroxy-3-methylbut-2-enyl diphosphate reductase — protein MRQVTLATPRGFCAGVDRAIEIVNRALEVLGAPIYVRHEVVHNRFVVNDLRDKGAIFVQELDEVPDNATVIFSAHGVSRAVQDEALRRGLKVFDATCPLVTKVHMEVLRYSKEGRETILIGHKNHPEVEGTMGQYDTSFGGAIYRVDSPAEVDALEVRDPSKLAYVTQTTLSVDDTEIVINALRTKFAAIIGPKKDDICYATQNRQDALKKLAEDSDLVLVVGSPNSSNSNRLREMAEKRGIPAYLIDDAEDIQEEWLAGKSQIGLTAGASAPEVLVQGVIDHLRQRGANVQFQNSGITENISFVLPKELRVE, from the coding sequence ATGCGACAAGTCACCCTAGCTACCCCACGCGGCTTTTGTGCGGGCGTAGATCGTGCAATTGAAATTGTAAACCGTGCCCTTGAAGTACTCGGTGCACCGATTTATGTACGCCATGAAGTGGTTCATAATCGTTTTGTAGTCAATGATTTACGCGATAAAGGCGCGATCTTTGTCCAAGAGTTAGATGAAGTACCGGATAATGCGACCGTGATTTTTAGTGCGCATGGCGTATCGCGGGCAGTACAGGATGAAGCCTTGCGCCGAGGTTTGAAAGTATTTGATGCGACTTGTCCCTTGGTGACTAAGGTACATATGGAAGTACTGCGCTATAGCAAGGAAGGGCGCGAAACCATTTTAATCGGTCACAAAAATCACCCAGAAGTGGAAGGCACGATGGGGCAATATGATACCAGTTTTGGCGGGGCGATTTATCGGGTGGATTCACCTGCTGAGGTGGACGCGCTGGAGGTGCGTGATCCGAGTAAGTTGGCGTATGTCACGCAAACTACTTTATCGGTGGATGATACCGAGATTGTAATCAATGCCTTACGTACTAAGTTTGCGGCGATTATTGGTCCTAAAAAGGATGATATTTGTTATGCCACGCAAAATCGCCAAGATGCTTTGAAAAAGCTGGCGGAAGATTCGGATTTGGTGTTAGTGGTGGGGTCGCCGAATAGTTCTAATTCTAATCGGCTGCGTGAAATGGCTGAAAAGCGCGGTATTCCGGCGTATTTGATTGATGATGCTGAGGATATTCAGGAGGAATGGCTGGCGGGTAAATCACAGATTGGTTTGACGGCGGGGGCGTCAGCGCCAGAGGTATTGGTGCAAGGGGTGATTGATCATTTGCGTCAGCGCGGGGCGAATGTGCAGTTTCAAAATTCGGGGATTACGGAAAATATTTCGTTTGTTTTGCCTAAGGAACTGCGGGTGGAGTGA
- a CDS encoding PIN domain nuclease has product MIFVDSSVWIDYFNGKVTAQTDWLDQILGVQPVATGELILTEVLQGFKQDEHYAQAKQLLLSLDQIPMLTTAIALQSAENFRSLRKQGITIRKTIDVLIATFCINQQLPLLHADKDFEPFHQYYGLKRALPSH; this is encoded by the coding sequence ATGATTTTTGTCGATTCTAGCGTATGGATTGATTACTTTAATGGCAAAGTGACCGCACAAACCGATTGGCTGGATCAGATCTTAGGCGTTCAGCCCGTAGCCACAGGCGAGTTGATTTTAACCGAAGTACTGCAAGGGTTTAAACAAGATGAACACTACGCACAGGCTAAGCAGCTCCTATTATCTTTAGATCAAATACCGATGCTCACTACAGCAATAGCCTTGCAAAGCGCTGAAAATTTTAGAAGTCTACGCAAACAAGGCATTACTATTAGAAAAACTATTGATGTCTTAATTGCCACCTTTTGTATTAACCAACAATTACCACTTTTACATGCTGATAAAGATTTTGAGCCATTTCATCAATATTATGGTTTAAAGCGTGCGCTACCCAGTCACTAG
- a CDS encoding NgoPII family restriction endonuclease: MSNILIAIKNLVQNPILKVTDRDSGRNRINAVGASLELYIKDLLANCNTQHTDAQKLEKYAQVFSYLGNQNNPPDLMIKNGDAVEIKKIQSAGSAIALNSSYPKSKLYSNSSMITASCKTCEPWSAKDLIYVIGQTSDDTIKNLWFIYGDVYCASPETYERITTTIANGINSIPDVEFSKTNELGKVKKVDPLGITDLRIRGMWHIENPRKVFSYLNLSTSHQNFQFFCLMRKEKFESFDQADRNALNDLNTSLSIDTVKIKNPDNPAQLIDAILIKFSI, encoded by the coding sequence ATGTCTAATATACTTATAGCAATCAAAAATTTAGTACAGAACCCAATATTGAAGGTTACTGACAGGGATTCAGGTAGAAATAGAATTAACGCTGTTGGTGCATCACTAGAATTATATATTAAAGATCTGTTAGCCAATTGTAATACTCAACATACTGATGCTCAAAAGCTAGAAAAATACGCTCAAGTTTTTTCTTATCTTGGCAATCAAAATAACCCACCTGATTTGATGATTAAAAATGGTGACGCAGTAGAAATCAAAAAAATTCAAAGTGCTGGTAGTGCTATAGCCTTAAATAGCTCCTACCCTAAGTCAAAACTTTACTCTAATAGCTCTATGATTACTGCTAGTTGTAAAACTTGTGAGCCATGGAGTGCTAAAGACCTAATCTATGTCATTGGTCAAACTAGCGATGACACTATTAAAAATCTTTGGTTTATCTATGGTGATGTTTACTGTGCCTCACCTGAAACATATGAAAGAATAACTACTACCATTGCCAATGGGATTAACTCTATTCCTGATGTGGAGTTTTCCAAAACCAATGAACTAGGGAAAGTTAAAAAAGTTGATCCTCTTGGCATCACCGATCTTAGAATAAGAGGGATGTGGCATATAGAAAATCCAAGAAAGGTTTTTTCTTATCTTAATTTAAGTACATCTCATCAAAACTTTCAGTTTTTCTGTCTAATGCGCAAAGAAAAATTTGAATCCTTTGATCAAGCAGATAGAAACGCTCTCAATGATCTTAATACTTCTTTATCTATTGATACAGTAAAAATAAAGAATCCAGATAATCCGGCTCAGCTTATTGACGCCATTCTTATTAAATTTTCGATTTGA
- a CDS encoding type II toxin-antitoxin system VapB family antitoxin, whose protein sequence is MRTNIVIDEVLIQNVLKETGLKTKKEAVEQGLQLLLRLTRQARIREFRGKLPWEGDLDQQRQER, encoded by the coding sequence ATGCGAACTAACATAGTGATTGATGAAGTTCTGATTCAAAACGTACTTAAAGAAACAGGCTTAAAAACCAAAAAAGAAGCAGTAGAACAAGGTTTACAGCTACTCCTACGCCTCACACGCCAAGCACGCATTCGTGAGTTTCGAGGCAAATTACCATGGGAAGGTGATCTAGATCAGCAGAGACAAGAACGATGA